Proteins found in one Plasmodium sp. gorilla clade G2 genome assembly, chromosome: 14 genomic segment:
- a CDS encoding ATP-dependent RNA helicase DDX5, putative: MRGFNYNNNNNNSNRYNAYPDYNNSYGNYQAYGQQYRANYGTGYVPNYNNNSNNYGKNLAPIDWKTINLVPFEKNFYKEHEDISKLSAKEVKEIRDKHKITILEGENVPKPVVSINKIGFPDYVIKSLKNNNIVSPTPIQIQGWPIALSGKDMIGKAETGSGKTLAFILPAFVHILAQPNLKYGDGPIVLVLAPTRELAEQIRQECIKFSTESKIRNTCAYGGVPKSGQIYALKQGVHILIACPGRLIDLLEQNVTNLMRVTYLVLDEADKMLDMGFELQIRKIVDQIRPDRQTLMWSATWPKEVQALARDLCKEQPIQVNVGSLTLTACRSIKQEIYLLEEHEKIGNLKSLLQRIFKDNDRIIVFVETKKNADFITKALRLDGMPALCIHGDKKQEERRWVLNEFKTGKSPIMIATDVASRGLDIKNVKYVINFDFPNQIEDYVHRIGRTGRAGSHGASFTFLTADKYRLAKDLVKILRESEQPVPPQLEKISYSMGNNQRRNPYYSSGRSNNVNNIPLRGNNRFY; encoded by the exons ATGAGAGGATTTAAttacaacaacaataataataatagtaatagatATAATGCTTACCCAGATTATAATAACAGCTATGGAAACTATCAAGCCTATGGTCAACAGTATAGAGCGAATTATGGAACAGGTTATGTTcctaattataataacaattcTAATAATTATGGTAAGAATTTAGCTCCAATTGATTGGAAGACTATAAATTTAGTTCCGTTTGAaaagaatttttataaagaacATGAAGATATAAGTAAGTTATCAGCAAAAGAAGTTAAAGAGATAAGAGATAAACATAAGATTACAATATTAGAAGGTGAAAATGTACCAAAACCTGTAGTttcaattaataaaataggaTTTCCAGATTATGTTATAAAAtccttaaaaaataataatattgtatcTCCAACACCTATACAAATACAAGGATGGCCTATTGCATTATCAGGAAAAGATATGATAGGTAAAGCAGAGACAGGAAGTGGGAAAACATTAGCTTTTATATTACCTGcatttgttcatattttaGCTCAAcctaatttaaaatatggtGATGGTCCTATAGTTCTAGTATTAGCACCAACAAGAGAACTAGCTGAACAAATACGTCAAGAATGTATCAAATTTTCGACCGAAtcaaaaataagaaatacaTGTGCATATGGAGGTGTACCTAAAAGTGGACAAATATATGCTTTAAAACAAGGtgttcatattttaattGCATGCCCAGGACGTCTAATAGATTTATTAGAACAAAATGTAACAAACCTTATGAGGGTTACTTATCTTGTTTTAGATGAAGCTGATAAAATGTTAGATATGGGTTTTGAATtacaaataagaaaaattgtTGATCAAATTAGACCTGATAGACAAACATTAATGTGGTCAGCTACATGGCCAAAAGAAGTACAAGCCTTGGCAAGAGATTTATGTAAAGAGCAACCAATACAAGTAAATGTTGGCTCTTTGACATTAACTGCTTGTCGTAGTATTAAACAAGAAATATATCTTCTTGAG gaACATGAAAAAATCGGAAATTTGAAATCTTTATTACAAAGAATCTTTAAAGATAATGATAGAATTATTGTATTTGTTGAAACAAAGAAAAATGCAGATTTTATTACAAAGGCGTTAAGGTTAGATGGTATGCCAGCTTTATGTATACATGGAGATAAAAAACAAGAAGAAAGAAGGTGGGTATTGAATGAATTTAAAACTGGTAAGAGTCCTATTATGATTGCTACTGATGTAGCTTCAAGAGGattagatataaaaaatgttaaatATGTTATCAATTTTGATTTTCCAAATCAAATTGAAGATTATGTTCATAGAATTGGAAGAACAGGAAGAGCAGGTTCTCATGGTGCttcttttacatttttaacAGCAGATAAATATAGACTTGCAAAGGATTTAGTTAAAATATTAAGAGAATCTGAACAACCAGTACCACCacaattagaaaaaatatcttATTCTATGGGAAATAATCAAAGAAGAAACCCTTATTATAGTTCTGGGCGTTCAAacaatgtaaataatataccaTTAAGAGGAAATAACAGATTCtactaa
- a CDS encoding M17 leucyl aminopeptidase yields the protein MYFSSICKFLPISEKEKIYLNIVKKRFCKSNIYNNNNIINYNKKGLKNFSFCNNKLAKNINFININNNKKGLNFHSINKEIKMASAVPQVVSLDPTSIPIEYTTPIHDIKVEVHELKGGCNVDEGLTVFLVNNPGKENGPVKINSKVNDKNVSEFLKDENMEKFNVKLGTSKHFFMFNDKKTSVAVGYVGCGSVADLSEADVKRVVLSLVSMLHDNKLSKLTVVFEINVDKNLFRFFLETLFYEYMTDERFKSTDKNLNMEYIKHLGVYINNADTYNGEVEKALVYYFGTYYASQLIAAPSNYCNPVSLSNAAVELAQKLNLEYKILGVKELEELKMGAYLSVGKGSMYPNKFIHLTYKSKGDVKKKVALVGKGITFDSGGYNLKAAPGSMIDLMKFDMSGCAAVLGCAYCVGTLKPQNVEIHFLSAVCENMVSKNSYRPGDIITASNGKTIEVGNTDAEGRLTLADALVYAEKLGVDYIVDIATLTGAMLYSLGTSYAGVFGNNEELINKLLNSSKTSNEPVWWLPIINEYRATLNSKYADINNISSSVKASSIVASLFLKEFIQNTAWAHIDIAGVSWNFKARKPKGFGVRLLTEFVLNDAL from the coding sequence ATGTATTTTTCTTCTATCTGTAAATTTTTGCCAATAtctgaaaaagaaaagatatatttaaatattgtaaaaaaaCGATTCTGtaaatcaaatatatataataataataatattattaattataataagaagggtttaaaaaatttttctttttgtaataataaattagcaaaaaatataaatttcataaatattaataataataagaagggACTAAATTTTCatagtataaataaagaaataaaaatggcAAGCGCAGTACCACAGGTTGTTTCCTTAGATCCTACAAGTATTCCAATTGAATATACTACTCCTATTCATGATATAAAAGTTGAAGTTCATGAATTAAAAGGAGGTTGTAATGTTGATGAGGGATTAACTGTATTTTTAGTTAATAATCCTGGTAAAGAAAATGGTCCAGTTAAAATAAACTCAAAagttaatgataaaaatgtgagtgaatttttaaaagatgaGAATATGGAAAAATTTAATGTTAAATTAGGAACAtcaaaacatttttttatgtttaatgATAAGAAAACTTCCGTTGCTGTTGGTTATGTTGGATGTGGATCAGTTGCAGATTTAAGTGAAGCTGATGTTAAAAGAGTAGTATTATCATTAGTTTCTATGTTACATGATAATAAACTTTCTAAATTGACTGTTGTTTTTGAAATTAATGTTGATAAGAATTTATTTCGTTTTTTCTTAGAAACATTATTCTATGAATATATGACTGATGAAAGATTCAAATCTACAGATAAAAATCTtaatatggaatatataaaacatttaggtgtatatataaacaatgcTGATACATATAATGGAGAAGTTGAAAAAGCtcttgtttattattttggtACGTATTATGCATCTCAACTAATAGCTGCACCATCCAACTATTGTAATCCTGTATCATTATCTAATGCAGCTGTTGAGCTAGctcaaaaattaaatttagaATATAAAATTCTAGGAGTAAAAGAActtgaagaattaaaaatggGAGCTTATTTATCTGTAGGTAAAGGTAGTATGTATCCAAAcaaatttattcatttaacatataaaagCAAAGGAGAtgtcaaaaaaaaagttgCATTAGTAGGAAAAGGTATAACATTTGATTCAGGAGGATATAACTTAAAAGCTGCTCCAGGATCTATGATAGATTTAATGAAATTTGATATGAGTGGATGTGCAGCTGTTTTAGGTTGTGCTTATTGTGTAGGTACACTCAAACCACAAAATGTagaaatacattttttaagtGCTGTTTGTGAAAATATGGTTTCTAAAAATTCCTATCGTCCAGGTGATATTATTACAGCATCAAATGGAAAAACTATAGAAGTTGGTAATACAGATGCTGAAGGAAGATTAACATTAGCTGATGCTTTAGTATATGCTGAAAAATTAGGTGTTGATTATATTGTAGATATAGCTACATTAACAGGTGCTATGTTATACTCATTAGGTACAAGTTATGCTGGTGTTTTTGGTAATAATGAAGAACTTatcaataaattattaaactCTTCAAAAACTTCAAACGAACCAGTCTGGTGGTTACCAATTATTAATGAATACAGAGCAACATTAAATTCAAAATATGctgatattaataatatctcATCAAGTGTTAAAGCTTCATCAATTGTAGcctcattatttttaaaagaatttattCAAAATACTGCATGGGCACATATTGATATTGCTGGAGTCTCATGGAATTTCAAAGCTAGAAAACCAAAAGGTTTTGGTGTCCGTTTATTGACAGAATTTGTTCTCAATGACGCCCtctaa
- a CDS encoding pyruvate dehydrogenase E1 component subunit beta — protein MGRNKNNIVNNKYYFLLIYFWVIFMYPCETNKGTMKPLNFLKGKNGFSNIVKNKVKHLNSINRIDHITNNENKIILNDDNYLYEMKNIKVKRNISEALHMAIYEEMKKDKGVYVIGEDVGLYGGSYKVTKNLAHFFGFSRVLDTPICENAFMGLGIGSAINDLRPIIEGMNLSFLILAFNQISNNACMMRYMCDGQFNIPIVIRGPGGIGKQLGPEHSQRIESYLMSIPGIKIVSCSTPFNARGLLKSAIRDNNPILFLEHVLLYNYEQEIPLLPYTLPIDKAEVVKKGKDLTVLSYGITRHLASEAANELTKFNIDIEVIDLISLKPFDMQTIEKSLKKTKKCLILDESAGFGGIGAELYTQVIENFSSYLITKPIRLCTKDIPIAYSNKYEDACIIKKEDVVYMSTYLHSLSF, from the coding sequence atggggagaaataaaaataatatagtaaacaataaatattattttttgttgatTTATTTTTGGGTCATATTTATGTATCCATGCGAGACAAATAAAGGAACTATGAAGCCACTAAATTTTTTGAAAGGAAAGAATGGTTTTTCTAATATAGTTAAAAACAAAGTGAAGCATTTAAATAGTATAAATAGAATTGAtcatataacaaataatgagaataaaattattttgaatgatgataattatttatatgaaatgaaaaatataaaggttaaaagaaatataagtGAAGCTTTACATATGGCAATATAtgaagaaatgaaaaaagataAAGGTGTATATGTGATTGGAGAAGATGTAGGGTTGTATGGAGGTTCATATAAAGTTACAAAAAATTTAGCTCACTTTTTTGGTTTTTCTAGAGTTTTAGATACACCTATATGTGAAAATGCTTTTATGGGATTAGGTATAGGTTCAGCAATTAATGACTTAAGACCTATAATTGAAGGTATGAACTTGTCTTTTCTAATATTAGCTTTTAATCAAATATCAAATAATGCATGTATGATGAGATATATGTGTGATGGTCAATTTAATATTCCTATAGTTATTAGAGGTCCAGGAGGTATAGGAAAACAATTAGGTCCTGAACATTCTCAAAGAATTGAATCCTATTTAATGAGTATACCAGGTATTAAAATTGTTTCATGTTCAACTCCTTTTAATGCTAGAGGATTATTAAAATCAGCTATTAGAGATAATAATCCTATATTATTTCTAGAgcatgttttattatataattatgaacaGGAAATTCCTCTCTTACCTTACACCTTACCTATTGATAAAGCTGAAGTTGTTAAGAAAGGAAAAGATCTAACTGTTTTGTCATATGGAATAACAAGACATTTAGCTTCAGAAGCAGCAAATGAATTaacaaaatttaatatagatatagaAGTCATTGATTTAATTTCATTAAAACCATTTGACATGCAAACTATAGAAAAATCtcttaaaaaaacaaagaaatGTTTAATTTTGGATGAATCAGCTGGTTTTGGAGGTATAGGAGCTGAATTATATACACAAGTTATAGAAAacttttcttcatatttaatAACAAAACCTATTAGATTATGTACTAAGGATATACCTATAGCTTAttctaataaatatgaagatGCATGTATTATCAAGAAGGAAGATGTTGTATATATGTCTACATATCTTCATTCTCTATCATTTTGA